A genomic segment from Euleptes europaea isolate rEulEur1 chromosome 17, rEulEur1.hap1, whole genome shotgun sequence encodes:
- the TSNAXIP1 gene encoding translin-associated factor X-interacting protein 1 yields MSTPPRPPCLQAAMDRAAWYLPRVSFFESADILNDEESTTDLKKCQKKPRVLGRSSSYLSSWPAYTPSLFKLKPCAQPEWKRYIIKSQDLPTSKPRYLEMLENHLRTELQSLDLTKGRTQELRLQPYREVFEFFMDEFKTYKPLLASIKREYEATIAHLREKIYSLESVNAYLVTASDQCTQKILTFQEQEKVEIAQLQQERIRLLQIIDQMKEKRSSLEVQVSKLRKSVAEENLHYLNERDARKLLLLDLNEMYRLKEETKLSKVQDEKGEDPVMLMLALKTARRDLTKAQIELNTMRANYGDVVPRRDLESQEKKYNELSEQMTVLQEDFKDLQEEYNTMLEVHKQVAEERDQFYNELLNVQRNCTPRPEWDKCAEVISGGPERWNALSEGKTSDQLVDVLLEDLGAMMLRERETFIALGKSDKIPIFLRYDGQVRNKKLSKKEVVSILREIWREKTLTDQQKGTRSSLPDFFLTYFQRKYGDIIAFDWTYTTFEIMKLYRSNEAMSMFFNILTGNLDEGVYHNHLQHLSTLLKELTNVDVGNTGQLTSEQFIIALKAAFPFKTDEQIQELVEAAGYRPETPEEFILYRLLFLEDEEGRAEPLVVKMKDQYINEKQAYLHDLRAELRSMEVRPDDLRAAFYIADPGLPDQTLESYITYVFQTSGEQLDSAASLPVETVMQKLSSLDLRRQGNLPGEARGMAEESSIVI; encoded by the exons GGGCGCTCTAGCAGTTATCTGTCCTCCTGGCCTGCGTACACACCAAGCCTGTTCAAACTAAAGCCTTGCGCTCAGCCTGAATGGAAAAGGTACAT CATCAAAAGTCAAGATCTTCCCACTTCAAAGCCACGCTACCTTGAAATGCTGGAAAACCACCTGCGGACCGAGCTGCAGTCTCTGGATCTCACAAAAGGGAGAACTCAGGAACTGAGACTCCAG CCTTATAGAGAAGTATTTGAGTTCTTCATGGATGAATTCAAAACCTACAAGCCCTTGTTGGCATCTATCAAGAGGGAATATGAAGCAACTATAG CGCATCTGCGGGAGAAAATCTACTCCTTGGAGTCTGTGAACGCCTACTTGGTCACAGCCTCCGACCAATGCACTCAGAAGATCCTGACCTTCCAGGAGCAAGAGAAAGTTGAGATAGCACAACTGCAGCAAGAGAGGATCCGCCTGCTGCAGATCATCgaccaaatgaaggagaagagatCATCTCTGGAGGTCCAG GTGAGTAAGCTACGGAAGTCAGTGGCTGAGGAGAACCTCCACTATCTGAATGAGCGTGACGCCcgcaagctgctgctgctggatctCAACGAGATGTACCGACTGAAGGAGGAAACGAAGCTCAGCAAAGTCCAAG ACGAGAAGGGAGAAGATCCGGTGATGCTAATGCTTGCTTTGAAGACAGCGCGGCGGGACCTTACCAAAGCCCAAATAGAGCTGAACACCATGAGAGCCAACTATGGGGACGTGGTGCCCAGAAGAGACTTGGAAtctcaggagaaaaaatataacGAGTTGTCTGAACAG ATGACGGTTCTTCAGGAGGACTTTAAAGATCTGCAAGAGGAATACAACACAATGCTGGAGGTCCACAAGCAGGTGGCGGAGGAGCGAGACCAGTTTTACAACGAACTTCTCAATGTCCAGCGCAATTGTACACCCCGTCCTGAGTGGGATAAATGTGCAG AGGTGATTTCTGGTGGGCCTGAGCGCTGGAATGCTCTGTCCGAAGGCAAGACTAGTGACCAGCTAGTGGATGTGCTTCTGGAGGATCTCGGGGCGAtgatgctgagagagagagaaaccttcATAGCGCTG GGGAAAAGTGATAAAATCCCTATATTCCTGAGATACGATGGTCAGGTTCGAAACAAGAAGTTGTCCAAGAAGGAGGTTGTGTCCATCCTAAGGGAAATCTGGAGAGAAAAGACTTTAACGGACCAACAG AAAGGAACGCGATCCAGCCTGCCAGATTTCTTCCTCACCTACTTCCAGAGAAAGTACGGTGACATAATTGCCTTTGACTGGACGTACACGACCTTCGAAATCATGAAGCTCTATCGGTCCAACGAAGCAATGTCCATGTTTTTTAACATACTGACTGGAAAC CTTGACGAAGGGGTGTACCACAACCACCTCCAGCATCTCAGCACTCTGTTAAAGGAACTGACTAATGTGGACGTGGGCAATACGGGCCAGTTGACCAGTGAACAATTCAT CATAGCCCTAAAGGCAGCTTTCCCCTTCAAGACTGACGAACAGATTCAGGAGTTAGTAGAGGCTGCAGGCTACAGGCCAGAGACTCCTGAGGAGTTCATTCTCTACAGGCTCTTATTCTTGGAG GATGAGGAGGGGAGAGCAGAACCCCTGGTTGTGAAGATGAAAGATCAGTATATCAACGAGAAGCAAGCGTATCTACATGACCTGCGTGCTGAATTGAGAAGCAT ggaGGTGAGACCAGATGACCTGAGGGCAGCTTTCTATATAGCTGACCCCGGCTTGCCTGACCAAACCCTGGAATCCTACATCACCTACGTCTTCCAGACTTCTGGAGAGCAACTGGATTCTGCTGCCTCGCTGCCGGTAGAAACGGTGATGCAGAAGCTTTCAAGCCTGGACCTCAGACGACAAGGAAATCTTCCGGGAGAGGCAAGGGGAATGGCAGAAGAATCATCAATTGTCATCTGA